The genomic stretch GCTCTACCGTATGGATATGCTCGGCCAGTCGCCGCGCATGGCCGACGTGCTGCGCCGCGCGACGCAGATCGCGAATTGGGACGGCGGGCGGCGCGGTACGGGGCAGGGGCTGGCGATGGCCCGCATGGACGCGATCGGCGGCGCGACCGGGCGCATCGCTTGCGTCGCGCAAGCAGCGCTCGGCGAAGGGGGGCTGCGGGTGACGCGGCTCCACGCAGCGGTCGATATCGGGCGGATCGTCAATCTCGACATCGCTAGGCAGCAGATCGAGGGCGGCCTCCTGTTCGGCCTCTCGCTGGCGACGGGGTCGAGCGTGAATTTCTTCGAGGGCAAGCCCTCGCCCAACCGCCTCGTCGCGCTCGGCCTGCCGACGCTGGCCGATAGTCCGGAGATCGAGGTTGCGTTCGTGCCGAGCGATGCCGAACCTTTCGACCCGGGCGAACTCGGCACCGCCGTCGCCGCGCCCGCGATTGCCAACGCCCTCTATTCTGCTACCGGCATGCGCTTCCGCCGCCTGCCGCTCCTGTCGGAAGGCCTGTAAGGAGAGCCCGTTGACCTGGCGCGAGCAGCAATTGCCTCCCGAACACCCGCCCGTGCGCTCGGGCGGGGTGGGCGTGCTGCTGGTCAATCTCGGCACACCCGATGCGCCCGACACCGCCTCCGTTAAGCGTTATCTCGGGGAGTTCCTGTCCGACAAGCGCGTGGTCGAAATCCCCGACCTAATCTGGCAGCCGATCCTGCGCGCGGTCATCCTCAACACCCGCCCGAAGAAAAGCGCTGCGGCCTACCAGAAGGTCTGGACGGCTGAGGGCTCGCCGCTCGCCGTGATCACCCGCCAGCAGGCGGAAGCAATGCAGGCCCGGCTGGGCGAGCGCGTCCGCGTCGACTGGGCGATGCGCTACGGCACGCCGTCGATTCCGGAGCGCCTGCAAGTAATGATGGAGGCTGGGTGCGAACGGATCGTCCTCGCCCCCATGTACCCGCAATATAGCGGCGCGACGACCGCCACCGTGGTCGACAAGGTCGGCGACACTCTGCGCGCAATGCGCTGGCAGCCCGCCATGCGCACCATGCCGCCCTATCACGACGATCCGGCGCATATCGAGGCGCTGGCAAAGGACACCGCCCGCCAGCTCGACGCGCTCGATTTCGAGCCGGAGGTGCTGCTGCTGAGCTATCACGGCATGCCGGAGCGCACGCTGCATCTCGGCGATCCGTATCATTGCCAATGCCAGAAAACTTCGCGGCTGCTCGAGGAAGCGATGGCCCGCCCGGGTCTGCGGTTCGTAACGACCTTCCAGTCGCGCTTCGGACCGGCCAAGTGGCTGGAGCCCGCGACCGACAATACGCTCCAGAAAGAGGCCGCGGCCGGCACGAAACGCCTGGCGGTGGCGATGCCGGGCTTTTCCGCCGACTGCCTCGAAACGCTGGAGGAAATCGCGATAGAGGGGCGGGAGACTTTCATCGAGGGCGGCGGCGAGGAATTCGCTGCGCTATCCTGCCTCAATACTTCCGATGCAGGGCTCGACATGCTGGAGACATTACTGCGGCGCGAACTTTCCGGCTGGTGTTAGCAGACTGGAAAGATGGGTTTCGATAGGCTACTGACATCACGGTAAGTAGCAGGAAAAGACCTTGGCCACCCTCGCACCGCATCAACCCCCAGAATTCACCCACTGGTCCGACCATCGCCTCGGCGAACGGGACCTGGCGCATATCCCCGGCGACGGGGGCCTGCCGCTGGTCGGCAACACCTTCCGCATGCTCGCCGATCCGCACGGTTTCACCCGGCGCATGGTCGAGCAATATGGCCACGTATATCGCACCAAGGCCTTCGGCGGCTGGCAGATCGCCATGATCGGCGCGGATGCCAACGAGCTGATGCTGTTCGACCGGAACCGCAATTTCTCCTCGGAGCAGGGTTGGGGCCCGATCCTCGACAAGCTGTTCCCGCGCGGCCTGATGCTGCTCGATTTCGATCACCATCGCTCCGACCGCCGGGCGCTGTCGATCGCCTTTAAGCCGGGGCCGATGCGGCATTATTCGGGCAGCCTCAATCGCGGCATCGCGCGGCAGGTCGAGGCCTGGTGCGAAGGCGAGATGACCTTCTATCCGGCCATCAAGGAACTGACGCTGGATTTGGCCGCGGATAGCTTCATCGGCATCGAATGGGGGCCGGAAGCGGACAGGATCAACACCGCCTTCATCGACATGGTGCAGGCCAGCGTCGCGCCGGTGCGCAAATCGCTGCCGTTCACGCAGATGAAGCGCGGGACCGACGGGCGCGCCTTCCTGGTCGACTGGTTCACGAAGGAAACCCATCGCCGCCGCGCCGAAGGGGGCGGGCAGGACATGTTCAGCCAGTTCGCCACCGCTACGCATGACGACGGCAGCCTGATGCCTGTCGACGAGGTGGTCGACCACATGAACTTCCTGATGATGGCCGCGCACGACACGATTACCTCGTCCGGCACCTCGCTGGTCATGCAGCTCGCCAAGCACCAGGACTGGCAGGAGAAGCTGCGCCAGGAAATCGAGGCGGTGACCGGCGGCGTCGATGCCAACGGTAAACCGCGCGATCTGGCTTACGACGATCTGGGCAAGCTCGAGCTGACCGAGATGGCGTTCAAGGAAGCGCTGCGGATGATCCCGCCGGTGCCCTCCACCCCGCGCCGTGCGCTGCGCGAGTTCGAATTCGGCGGCTACGCCATACCCGCCGGCGCGCATGTCGGCATCAACGCGCACTACGTGCATCACATGGAAGAGCACTGGGATCGCCCGCACGATTTCGAGCCGCTGCACTTTACGTCCGAGAAGGTGAAGGAACGGCACAAATACGCCTGGATCCCGTTCGGCGGCGGCGCGCATATGTGCCTCGGCCTGCATTTCGCCTATATGCAGATCAAGATCCTGATGGCGCAGCTACTCCCGCGCTATCGCATCGAACTGGCCGATGGCGAGCCCGCATGGCAGCCGTGGCCGATTCCCAAGCCCAAGGACGGGCTGAAGATCAGGCTGGTTTCTCTTTAACTGAAATCGATCGCGATGCCGTCCTTGACCCAGTCGCCATAGCGCGTGGGGCTAAGGTCTTCGTCGTTCTCGACCTTTTGGGGCTCGGGCGGCGGGTCGTTGGTCCAGTGGGACGGCTTTTCGAAGCCCTCGGGTCTCTTGGTTGCGCGATCTGCCATGCATTAGAAATGCGCGCACTGGCGCTTGGTTTCAAGCAGGGGTAGAGGCGCGGGCGATGGCTCAACCCCCCGGTATCCACGCGCGCCGCGCCGCGCTTCGCCTGCTCGATGCCGTGTTGCGCCGTGGCGAGACGCTCGACATCGCCTTTGCCGCCGCAACGAAGGACGTGCGCAAGTTCGAGGACAAGGCGCTGGCCCGCGCGATCGCCAGCGAGAGCCTGCGCTGGCTGGTTGATCTCGACGCCCTGATCGACAGTGCGACGAAAAAGCCGCTGCCGGGCGATGCCAAGGCGCGCATGGTGTTGCGGCTGATGCTGGCGCAGTGGCTACGGCTCGACACGCCGCCGCATGCGGTTGTGGCGACCGGGCTGGACCTGCTGTCGGGCGGGCCGCGCAGGCTGGCGCACGGCGTTTTCTCGACTCTGACGAAGCAGGAGGCGCGATTGCCCGACGCGCCGACATTGCCCGCCGACGTTGCCGCCCGCTGGGGGGAGCGGGCTCCGGCAATAGCAGCCGGTCTCGCCGAGCCACCGCCGCTCGACCTGACCCTGCGCGACCCGGAACAGACCACGCACTGGGCGAATCAGCTTTCCGCCGACAGCCTCATGCCCGGTCACCTGCGCCTGCCGCGTGGCGGCAATGTGGAGAAGCTGCCGGGCTTCGCGGAAGGGGCATGGTGGGTGCAGGACCTTGCCGCCTCGCTGCCCGCGCGCCTGCTCGGACCGGGTGAGGGACGCCACGCGCTCGACCTCTGCGCCGCGCCCGGGGGCAAGTCGCTGCAACTGGCCGCCCAAGGCTGGCAAGTGACCTCGCTCGACATCTCGAAGCGCCGCCTCGAACTCCTGCGCGCAAATCTCAAGCGCACCGGTCTGAAGGCCGGCATCGTGCGCGCCGACGCGCTGACATGGGAGCCTAAGCACAGCTTCGACGCCATCCTGCTGGACGCGCCTTGCACCGCGACCGGCACCGCTCGCCGCCATCCCGACGTCCTCCACCGCATCGGCCCGCGCCAGATCGACGAGATGGCGGAGCTGCAATCCGCACTGATCGAGCGCGCACAGGGTTGGCTGAAGCCGGGCGGCACGCTGGTATACGCCACCTGCTCGCTGGAGCGGGAGGAAGGCGAGGATCAGGCGGCGAAGATCATCCTGGCCACCGATGCGATGCGCGCCGACCAGCTCCCCGAGGGCATCGTACCGACGAGAAAGGGCTGGCTTCGCACCGATCCCGGCATGCTGGCGGATCAGGGCGGACTGGATGGCTTCTTCATCGGCCGGTGGAAAGCGGATCAGGCGTCGGCAAGCGCATAGCGGATATTAGTGCACTCTTGGCCGGCTTGCCGGACGCGTATCGCGACCTCGCCGTCACCTTCGCCTACCCGTTCTATCGTGAAAGGGCTGCCCAGCTCGACATAGTGCCGGAAGGCCATTTCGGCGCTCGTGACGTGGAAAGGCTGTCCCCCGCGTGTCAGGCTGACGAGTTGCCGCGCGACTTCGGCAAGGTGTGCGGAATTCACGTGATCGCCCGAGCCGTCGAGCCACGGATGGTGCGGCGGCATGCTATTGGCAATGTCGAGCAGACCCTCTGCGGTGCCATTGTCGAGCGGGCCGAGGAATGGGCGCTCATCACCAAAAAGGCCCAGAAGCGGTGCATCCGCATAGTCGAAATCGTCGGAACTGATCTGCGGTGCGGCCGCCTTGTCGCCTTTGCGCCAGCTCTCGAAGTCGCGGGTGCGGAAAACCACGCCACGCCCGTCGAGGCGACAGATATGGCGCCCCTCGGCATCCGCGAAGTCGATCGAGAAACTCTCTTTCCCGTCGATCGTCGTGCGGCGGTAGGTTCCGCTGGCATAGGCCCCGATATCGAAATCGCCGCATTCCCAGCGCGTCCAGGTCAGCGCGGACCATTTGTCGGGGTCCCAGGTGCCGAGCGCGGCGGCGCATTCCACGCTCACCCAATAGCTCAGCGCCTGGATCGCACCGGGGTGATGCGGGTGGAGCGCCGCCCACGGCCAGGCGCTCACATCTCGCGAGCAGGCGAACTCTACGCTGCCGTCATCGTGGACGACATGGTCGCAGGTAAAGGCCTTGCCATGCGGTCCTGGCATCGGGTCTGTCGCTCAGGCGTCTTCCTTGAGGTATTTCTGGAAGCTCTTGCGCAACTTCATCAGCTTGGGCGGGATCACCGCCTGGCAATAGGGGTTTCGCTGGCCTTCGCCCTCCCAGTATTCCTGGTGGTAGTCTTCCGCCGGATACCACTCGCCGGTCTCGATGGTCGTGACCGCGCTCTGGCCGTCGTGGTCGGCATTCCAGCGCTCGATCGCCGCTTCGGCCTCGGCCCGCTGGGTATCGTCGAGCGGGAAGATCGCGCTGCGATATTGCGTGCCGACATCGCCGCCCTGCCGGTTGAGCTGGGTCGGGTCATGCGTACCGAGGAACACGTCGTAAAGCTGGCCGAGGCTGATCGCGTCGGGATCGAAGGTCACGCGCACGCCCTCGGCATGGCCCGTGCTGCCGGTGCAGACCTGCTTGTAGGTCGGATCGGGCACGTCGCCGCCGATATAGCCGCTCTCGACCTCATGCACGCCGATGACGTCCTTCATCACCGCCTCGGTGCACCAGAAGCATCCACCCGCCACGATCGCCTGTTGTGTCTCGCTCATCGTAATCTCCTTTGAGCCAGAGATAGGAAGTGCCTCACGCCTTGTCATCCACTGGCGGGCGGTGCAGGAAGCGCGCATCGATTTTCCGGGAGAGACAGTATGCGTATCCTGCTTGCCACCGCCGCCCTGGCCCTTGCCGTGCCCGCCATGGCCGATCATCACGAATTGCCCGACGCGGACGCTTTCGCGGCAACCCATGCCGAAGCTATCTCGGGCGCGATCAATCACCCCAGCCGTGCCGACGACCGCGCACGCGACCAGTTCCGCCACCCGGCCGAAACACTCGCCTTCTTCCGCGTCGAACCCGACATGAAAGTGGGCGAGTACGCTCCCGGCGGCGGCTGGTACACGCGCGTGCTGGGACATTATCTGGGCGGCGAAGGGCAGCTTGTCGGCCTCTATTTCGATCCCACGAGCGGACCTTTCAACGAAGAAGCGCAACAGCGCATTCGCGCCGGCGCTTCCGGCTTCCCCGCAGAAGCTGCCGAATTCACCGGGCTCCCGGCCGAGAACTTCTCCGCGATGACGCTCGATGCGGTTCCCGAAGGCGAAGCGGGGACGCTCGACCGGGTGCTGGTGGTTCGCATGATGCACAACCTGATGCGCTGGAATAACGCTGACAGCGAGCTGAAGAAGATGCGCGACCTGCTGAAGCCCGGCGGCATGCTCGGCATCGTCCAGCACCGCGCACCGGCGGATGCCAGCGCGGATTATGCGAACGGTTCGAAGGGTTATCTGCGGCAGGACGATGTCATCGGCTATGTCGAAGCGCTGGGCTTCGAGCTGGTCGACAGCAGCGAGGTCAATGCTAATCCTCGCGATCCGGCAAATTGGGAAGGGGGCGTCTGGATGATGCCGCCCTCGCTCGGCGGTGACGATGCAATGGACGCGCAAACCCGCGACTTGGGTGAAAGCGA from Qipengyuania profundimaris encodes the following:
- a CDS encoding class I SAM-dependent methyltransferase — protein: MRILLATAALALAVPAMADHHELPDADAFAATHAEAISGAINHPSRADDRARDQFRHPAETLAFFRVEPDMKVGEYAPGGGWYTRVLGHYLGGEGQLVGLYFDPTSGPFNEEAQQRIRAGASGFPAEAAEFTGLPAENFSAMTLDAVPEGEAGTLDRVLVVRMMHNLMRWNNADSELKKMRDLLKPGGMLGIVQHRAPADASADYANGSKGYLRQDDVIGYVEALGFELVDSSEVNANPRDPANWEGGVWMMPPSLGGDDAMDAQTRDLGESDRMTLLFRKRD
- a CDS encoding cytochrome P450, encoding MATLAPHQPPEFTHWSDHRLGERDLAHIPGDGGLPLVGNTFRMLADPHGFTRRMVEQYGHVYRTKAFGGWQIAMIGADANELMLFDRNRNFSSEQGWGPILDKLFPRGLMLLDFDHHRSDRRALSIAFKPGPMRHYSGSLNRGIARQVEAWCEGEMTFYPAIKELTLDLAADSFIGIEWGPEADRINTAFIDMVQASVAPVRKSLPFTQMKRGTDGRAFLVDWFTKETHRRRAEGGGQDMFSQFATATHDDGSLMPVDEVVDHMNFLMMAAHDTITSSGTSLVMQLAKHQDWQEKLRQEIEAVTGGVDANGKPRDLAYDDLGKLELTEMAFKEALRMIPPVPSTPRRALREFEFGGYAIPAGAHVGINAHYVHHMEEHWDRPHDFEPLHFTSEKVKERHKYAWIPFGGGAHMCLGLHFAYMQIKILMAQLLPRYRIELADGEPAWQPWPIPKPKDGLKIRLVSL
- a CDS encoding DUF1674 domain-containing protein yields the protein MADRATKRPEGFEKPSHWTNDPPPEPQKVENDEDLSPTRYGDWVKDGIAIDFS
- the hemH gene encoding ferrochelatase, which produces MTWREQQLPPEHPPVRSGGVGVLLVNLGTPDAPDTASVKRYLGEFLSDKRVVEIPDLIWQPILRAVILNTRPKKSAAAYQKVWTAEGSPLAVITRQQAEAMQARLGERVRVDWAMRYGTPSIPERLQVMMEAGCERIVLAPMYPQYSGATTATVVDKVGDTLRAMRWQPAMRTMPPYHDDPAHIEALAKDTARQLDALDFEPEVLLLSYHGMPERTLHLGDPYHCQCQKTSRLLEEAMARPGLRFVTTFQSRFGPAKWLEPATDNTLQKEAAAGTKRLAVAMPGFSADCLETLEEIAIEGRETFIEGGGEEFAALSCLNTSDAGLDMLETLLRRELSGWC
- a CDS encoding RsmB/NOP family class I SAM-dependent RNA methyltransferase translates to MAQPPGIHARRAALRLLDAVLRRGETLDIAFAAATKDVRKFEDKALARAIASESLRWLVDLDALIDSATKKPLPGDAKARMVLRLMLAQWLRLDTPPHAVVATGLDLLSGGPRRLAHGVFSTLTKQEARLPDAPTLPADVAARWGERAPAIAAGLAEPPPLDLTLRDPEQTTHWANQLSADSLMPGHLRLPRGGNVEKLPGFAEGAWWVQDLAASLPARLLGPGEGRHALDLCAAPGGKSLQLAAQGWQVTSLDISKRRLELLRANLKRTGLKAGIVRADALTWEPKHSFDAILLDAPCTATGTARRHPDVLHRIGPRQIDEMAELQSALIERAQGWLKPGGTLVYATCSLEREEGEDQAAKIILATDAMRADQLPEGIVPTRKGWLRTDPGMLADQGGLDGFFIGRWKADQASASA
- the msrA gene encoding peptide-methionine (S)-S-oxide reductase MsrA; its protein translation is MSETQQAIVAGGCFWCTEAVMKDVIGVHEVESGYIGGDVPDPTYKQVCTGSTGHAEGVRVTFDPDAISLGQLYDVFLGTHDPTQLNRQGGDVGTQYRSAIFPLDDTQRAEAEAAIERWNADHDGQSAVTTIETGEWYPAEDYHQEYWEGEGQRNPYCQAVIPPKLMKLRKSFQKYLKEDA